One part of the Sphingobium yanoikuyae genome encodes these proteins:
- a CDS encoding lytic transglycosylase domain-containing protein, with amino-acid sequence MSSMPKPGTVESYLIRMPVIALLLATAGAGAQTETPTVYAQAMVQPLPGQPGSTQPSAWNQAASRVGMPSDPSIAGTISQWRALQQSDGLGFSTYASFIMANPGWPGEDRMRRLAETGINPDSFDPRQVIAFFARFPARTATGHARNAVALMQTGRMDEARVAARTAWITGTLSPTDEARLLSLFGSGFTVADHDQRADILLWSNDTIGAMRMLAYVSPARRAIYDARIAFRQKSPDAAIKMQTAEPAGGASDAGFIADKATWLLNSGNWIAGRQYLANRQPLTFRPGNAEKWYETLLTQARSSANDSQWSFAYGIASQLDDAYAPGTDVSTRPIGERDDYTSLAWLAGTTAFYNLNRPTDAVAMFRRYATGGKSPQVQAKGYYWAGRAALQAGDAASANSYFNQSAQFPDQYYGQLALERLGRPVPPPPERVVSISAAERSEFNNRSVVRAAKALGQMGYWEDQSKFVRAIANGADSDGDHFLAAELAQNLGRPDMGVMVGRRAVSNGLTGYGASAFPRVPVPPTAQYNWTMVHAIARQESQFDKQIVSHAGARGLMQLMPGTAREQAGKLGLSYDAGSLNDPSYNIMLGSGYFQRMLDYYGGSYPLAVAAYNAGPGNVNRWVKANGDPRLPGADMLRWIEQIPIFETRNYVQRVLENAVVYEAMNPERAKFKGSNAVLSRYLGKQTPG; translated from the coding sequence ATGTCCAGCATGCCGAAGCCCGGAACTGTCGAAAGTTACCTGATCCGCATGCCTGTCATTGCTTTATTGCTCGCAACCGCCGGTGCCGGCGCCCAGACCGAAACCCCCACCGTCTATGCCCAGGCGATGGTGCAGCCCCTGCCGGGCCAGCCGGGCTCGACTCAGCCCAGCGCCTGGAACCAGGCGGCCAGCCGCGTCGGCATGCCGTCCGATCCCTCGATCGCCGGCACGATCAGCCAGTGGCGCGCCTTGCAGCAGAGCGATGGCCTGGGCTTTTCCACCTATGCCAGCTTCATCATGGCCAATCCCGGCTGGCCGGGCGAGGACCGGATGCGGCGTCTGGCCGAGACCGGGATCAATCCCGACAGCTTTGATCCGCGCCAGGTGATTGCCTTCTTCGCCCGCTTCCCGGCGCGCACCGCGACCGGCCATGCCCGCAATGCCGTGGCGCTGATGCAGACCGGCCGGATGGACGAGGCGCGGGTGGCCGCGCGCACCGCCTGGATCACCGGCACGCTGAGCCCGACCGACGAGGCGCGGCTTTTGTCGCTGTTCGGATCGGGCTTTACCGTGGCCGACCATGACCAGCGCGCCGACATACTGCTGTGGAGCAATGACACGATCGGCGCGATGCGGATGCTGGCCTATGTCAGCCCGGCGCGGCGGGCGATCTATGATGCGCGCATCGCCTTTCGCCAGAAATCGCCGGACGCCGCGATCAAGATGCAGACGGCCGAGCCGGCCGGCGGGGCGAGCGATGCGGGCTTCATCGCCGACAAGGCGACCTGGTTGCTCAACAGCGGCAACTGGATCGCCGGGCGCCAATATCTGGCCAATCGCCAGCCGCTGACCTTCCGCCCGGGCAATGCCGAAAAATGGTATGAGACGCTGCTGACCCAGGCACGGTCGTCGGCGAACGACAGCCAGTGGAGCTTTGCCTATGGCATCGCCAGCCAGCTGGACGACGCCTATGCGCCGGGCACGGACGTATCGACCCGGCCGATCGGCGAGCGTGACGATTATACCAGCCTTGCCTGGCTGGCGGGCACGACCGCCTTCTACAATCTCAACCGGCCGACCGATGCGGTGGCGATGTTCCGCCGCTATGCGACCGGCGGCAAGTCACCCCAGGTCCAGGCCAAGGGCTATTATTGGGCCGGGCGCGCGGCGCTGCAGGCGGGCGATGCCGCTAGCGCCAACAGCTATTTCAACCAGTCGGCGCAATTCCCCGACCAATATTATGGCCAGCTGGCGCTGGAGCGGCTGGGCCGGCCGGTACCGCCGCCGCCCGAACGGGTGGTCTCGATCTCGGCCGCCGAACGCAGCGAGTTCAACAACCGGTCGGTGGTGCGTGCCGCCAAGGCGCTGGGCCAGATGGGCTATTGGGAGGACCAGAGCAAATTCGTCCGCGCCATTGCCAATGGTGCGGACAGCGATGGCGATCATTTCCTGGCCGCCGAGCTGGCGCAGAATCTGGGCCGCCCGGACATGGGCGTGATGGTCGGCCGCCGGGCGGTGTCCAACGGCCTGACCGGCTATGGCGCCAGCGCCTTTCCGCGCGTGCCGGTGCCGCCGACGGCGCAATATAACTGGACCATGGTCCATGCGATCGCGCGACAGGAAAGCCAGTTCGACAAGCAGATCGTCAGCCATGCCGGCGCGCGCGGCCTGATGCAGCTGATGCCGGGGACGGCGCGGGAGCAGGCGGGCAAGCTGGGCCTGAGCTATGACGCAGGCTCGCTCAATGATCCCAGCTACAACATCATGCTGGGGTCGGGCTATTTCCAGCGCATGCTGGACTATTATGGCGGCAGCTATCCGCTGGCCGTGGCCGCCTATAATGCCGGGCCGGGCAATGTGAATCGCTGGGTCAAGGCCAATGGCGACCCGCGCCTGCCGGGTGCCGACATGCTGCGCTGGATCGAGCAGATCCCGATCTTCGAGACGCGCAACTATGTGCAGCGGGTGCTGGAAAATGCCGTCGTCTATGAAGCGATGAATCCGGAACGCGCCAAGTTCAAGGGCAGCAATGCGGTGCTGAGCCGCTATCTGGGCAAGCAGACACCGGGCTGA
- a CDS encoding hybrid sensor histidine kinase/response regulator codes for MGQAPSRSFVPLLALAAAASAAIVLYAIGDWALAAGFAATVITIAALLAWYRRLYPPPLSASDAVPDWTVARAAADASSMAIAVTDRAGRLVCASDLFGEWFPGYPSPPAVNADASLIESLTAAARAAWRDGEAKVEAIAHATLRLDVDITRTGRSEDYLLWRFTPMRQPSALDDVHRVLTGEAGRQLGEAGIMAVMIGGEGRIRAANGAFLLRAAGRIDANITGRDFAAHMRVDDKGRLFLAREESGGLPLRLLQVPLRRATQPGGIQNGAQDGPMLLLLIDEPVGGGGTSALSYIETLLSLLPFGLAMADRDGRVLFVNKAFARAAGIKDAETPSYPGDLVVREDQAAVADAVRRFAVGPQMSGDIAVRMREQPEEPIALSLAGVRGLGEAAVLLSLKDNSEESKLKRQVAQATKMQAIGQLAGGVAHDFNNILTAIIGHCDLMLMRHTPGDSDYDDITQIKSNSNRAAGLTRQLLAFSRQQTLRPQILQLPDIVADVSNLLKRLLGENVKLDVSHGRNLGAVRADPGQLEQVIVNLAVNARDAMPEGGTLNIQTYGVPANRVREMRQQILPISDYTALRVSDTGLGIPPDILSKIFEPFFTTKELGKGTGLGLSTVYGIVKQSGGYIFAESELGRGASFVIYLPVYAGGDIEQAKPKTPIKRSETWGTGTVLLVEDEDMVRAVAERALTRQGYKVLTASDGEQGLEVLGGGEKIDLLISDVVMPNMDGPAMVAQARRSFPDLPVLFMSGYAEEQLRKSIDIANVAFLPKPFSVNQLAEAARDALAMRPAAE; via the coding sequence ATGGGACAAGCCCCGTCGCGCAGCTTCGTGCCCCTGCTCGCGCTCGCCGCAGCCGCTTCCGCCGCGATCGTCCTCTATGCCATTGGCGACTGGGCGCTGGCCGCCGGCTTCGCCGCCACGGTCATCACCATCGCCGCGCTGCTCGCCTGGTATCGCCGCCTCTATCCCCCGCCGCTGTCCGCCAGTGATGCCGTGCCCGACTGGACCGTGGCGCGCGCCGCTGCCGACGCCTCCAGCATGGCGATCGCCGTCACCGACCGCGCCGGCCGGCTGGTCTGCGCCAGCGACCTGTTCGGCGAATGGTTCCCCGGCTATCCCTCGCCTCCGGCCGTCAATGCCGATGCCTCGCTGATCGAGAGCCTGACCGCCGCCGCCCGCGCCGCCTGGCGCGATGGCGAGGCCAAGGTGGAGGCGATCGCCCATGCGACCCTGCGCCTCGACGTCGACATCACCCGCACCGGCCGGTCGGAGGATTATCTGCTCTGGCGCTTCACCCCGATGCGCCAGCCCAGCGCGCTCGACGATGTCCATCGCGTCCTGACGGGCGAGGCCGGGCGGCAACTGGGCGAAGCCGGCATCATGGCGGTGATGATCGGCGGCGAGGGCCGCATCCGCGCCGCCAACGGTGCCTTCCTGCTGCGCGCCGCCGGGCGGATCGACGCCAATATCACCGGCCGCGACTTCGCCGCCCATATGCGGGTCGATGACAAGGGCCGGCTGTTCCTGGCGCGGGAGGAAAGCGGCGGCCTGCCGCTGCGCCTGCTGCAGGTGCCGCTGCGCCGCGCCACCCAGCCGGGCGGCATCCAGAATGGGGCGCAGGACGGCCCGATGCTGCTGCTGCTGATCGACGAACCGGTCGGCGGCGGCGGCACCTCAGCCCTTTCCTATATCGAAACCCTGCTCTCGCTGCTGCCCTTCGGCCTCGCCATGGCCGATCGCGACGGCCGGGTGCTGTTCGTCAACAAGGCGTTCGCCCGCGCCGCCGGCATCAAGGATGCCGAAACGCCCAGCTATCCCGGCGACCTTGTCGTGCGCGAGGATCAGGCGGCGGTGGCCGACGCGGTGCGCCGCTTTGCCGTCGGCCCGCAAATGTCGGGCGACATCGCCGTGCGCATGCGCGAACAGCCCGAGGAACCGATCGCGCTCAGCCTTGCCGGCGTGCGCGGCCTGGGCGAGGCCGCCGTGCTGCTCAGCCTCAAGGACAATAGCGAGGAATCGAAGCTCAAGCGCCAGGTCGCGCAGGCGACCAAGATGCAGGCGATCGGCCAGCTGGCGGGCGGCGTCGCCCATGACTTCAACAATATCCTGACCGCCATCATCGGCCATTGCGACCTGATGCTGATGCGCCATACGCCGGGCGACAGCGACTATGACGACATCACCCAGATCAAGTCGAACAGCAATCGCGCCGCCGGCCTCACCCGCCAGCTGCTCGCCTTCTCGCGCCAGCAGACACTGCGCCCGCAGATATTGCAGCTGCCCGACATCGTAGCCGACGTTTCCAACCTGCTGAAGCGCCTGCTCGGCGAGAATGTGAAGCTCGACGTCAGCCATGGCCGCAACCTCGGCGCGGTGCGCGCCGACCCCGGCCAGCTGGAACAGGTGATCGTCAACCTGGCAGTCAATGCCCGCGACGCCATGCCCGAAGGCGGCACGCTCAATATCCAGACCTATGGCGTGCCCGCCAACCGCGTGCGCGAGATGCGGCAGCAAATTCTGCCGATCAGCGACTATACCGCGCTGCGCGTATCCGACACGGGCCTGGGCATCCCGCCCGACATCTTGTCCAAGATCTTCGAACCCTTCTTCACCACCAAGGAATTGGGCAAGGGCACCGGTCTTGGTCTGTCCACCGTCTACGGCATCGTCAAACAGTCGGGCGGCTATATCTTCGCCGAATCCGAACTGGGCCGGGGCGCCAGTTTCGTCATCTATCTGCCGGTCTATGCCGGCGGCGACATCGAACAGGCCAAGCCCAAGACGCCGATCAAGCGCAGCGAAACCTGGGGCACCGGCACCGTGTTGCTGGTCGAGGATGAGGATATGGTCCGCGCCGTGGCCGAACGCGCCCTCACCCGCCAGGGCTACAAGGTGCTGACCGCCAGCGACGGCGAACAGGGGCTGGAAGTGCTGGGCGGCGGCGAGAAGATCGACCTGCTGATCTCCGACGTGGTGATGCCCAATATGGATGGCCCGGCGATGGTGGCGCAGGCGCGGCGCAGCTTCCCCGACCTCCCCGTGCTGTTCATGTCCGGCTATGCCGAGGAGCAACTACGCAAGTCGATCGACATCGCCAATGTAGCCTTCCTGCCCAAGCCCTTTTCCGTCAACCAGTTGGCCGAAGCGGCGCGCGACGCGCTGGCGATGCGACCGGCGGCGGAATGA
- the dapA gene encoding 4-hydroxy-tetrahydrodipicolinate synthase, with amino-acid sequence MFSGSIPALVTTFRDGAVDEAAFRALVDWQIEEGSSALVPCGTTGESATMTVEEHNRVIAICVDQAAGRVPVIAGCGSNDTRIALEHMYAAQAAGADAALVVAPYYNKPNQDGVYQHFAYLAQRCDLPIVLYNVPTRTITDIGVPVMHRLSQEYQSIVGVKDATGNLGRVTAQRLACGPDFCQLSGNDETALGFNAMGGRGCISVTANVAPRLVADFQAACAAQDWDGALALQDRLYPLHDALFSDSSPGPVKYALTRVRPDMPGELRLPITWPSESSRAAVDRALEIAGLV; translated from the coding sequence ATGTTTTCCGGGTCGATTCCAGCCCTGGTGACCACTTTCCGCGACGGAGCGGTGGACGAGGCCGCCTTCCGCGCCCTGGTCGACTGGCAGATCGAGGAAGGGTCGAGCGCGCTGGTCCCCTGCGGCACCACCGGCGAAAGCGCGACCATGACGGTCGAAGAGCATAATCGCGTCATCGCCATCTGCGTCGACCAGGCGGCCGGCCGCGTGCCGGTGATCGCCGGCTGCGGATCGAACGACACCCGCATCGCGCTGGAACATATGTATGCAGCGCAGGCCGCCGGCGCCGACGCGGCGCTGGTCGTCGCGCCCTACTACAACAAGCCGAATCAGGACGGCGTCTACCAGCATTTCGCCTATCTGGCACAGCGCTGCGACCTGCCGATCGTCCTCTACAACGTCCCCACCCGCACCATCACCGACATCGGCGTGCCGGTGATGCACCGGCTGAGCCAGGAATATCAGTCGATCGTCGGGGTGAAGGACGCCACCGGGAATCTGGGGCGGGTCACCGCGCAGCGCCTCGCCTGCGGCCCGGACTTCTGCCAGCTTTCGGGAAATGACGAAACCGCACTCGGCTTCAACGCGATGGGCGGCCGGGGCTGTATTTCGGTCACCGCCAATGTCGCCCCGCGCCTGGTCGCCGATTTCCAGGCGGCCTGCGCCGCGCAGGATTGGGATGGTGCCCTGGCGCTGCAGGATCGTCTCTATCCCCTGCATGATGCCCTGTTCAGCGATTCTTCACCCGGCCCTGTCAAATATGCGCTTACCCGCGTGCGGCCCGACATGCCCGGCGAGCTTCGGCTGCCGATTACCTGGCCGTCGGAATCGAGCCGCGCCGCGGTCGATCGCGCGCTGGAGATCGCCGGTCTGGTTTGA
- the greB gene encoding transcription elongation factor GreB: MSGPYPNYISPEGFAKLRAEYDHLLGVERPRIVEVVSWAAGNGDRSENGDYLYGRKRMREIDGQLKRLSKKMKDAKVVDPRQQPDKGRVYFGATVTIADEDDHHRTVTIVGNDETDVDAGRIGWGSPIARALRGAAIGDLRRVHLPAGEKEYEVMAISYPQ; encoded by the coding sequence ATGAGCGGTCCCTATCCCAATTATATCAGCCCCGAGGGCTTTGCGAAGCTGCGCGCGGAATATGACCATCTGCTGGGCGTCGAGCGGCCGCGCATCGTCGAGGTGGTGAGCTGGGCCGCGGGCAATGGCGACCGCAGCGAAAATGGCGACTATCTCTATGGCCGCAAGCGGATGCGCGAGATTGACGGCCAGTTGAAGCGCCTGTCGAAGAAGATGAAGGATGCCAAGGTCGTCGACCCGCGCCAGCAGCCCGACAAGGGCCGGGTCTATTTCGGCGCGACCGTCACCATCGCCGACGAGGATGATCATCATCGCACCGTGACGATCGTCGGCAATGACGAGACCGATGTGGACGCCGGCCGGATCGGCTGGGGATCGCCGATCGCCCGTGCGCTGCGCGGGGCGGCCATCGGCGACCTGCGCCGGGTGCATCTGCCTGCCGGGGAAAAGGAATATGAGGTGATGGCGATCAGCTATCCGCAATAG
- the bla gene encoding subclass B3 metallo-beta-lactamase, which produces MRNWMGVGISMAAMFLGGPAWTKAADDPLLRPIALASSKRWLAPQAPIRLHGQTYLVGFGGLNVALIRTSAGLILIDGAVPQAVRDVEANIRALGFSIRDVKLILSTEPHFDHAGGLAALARDSGATVVASAPAAAVLRTGGIDPADPQAAWLEHFPAVRRLRAVKDGEEIRLGDTVITAVATPGHTMGSMSWRWKSCEGRQCATMIFGSSLNPIAADGYAFSDPAHRPVVDAFRATFAKVGAMDCDLLITAHPDPADPAKLARLRAKRVPNAFIDPTACRRYADRAVGMLDKKLAAEGETRSCSRGQ; this is translated from the coding sequence ATGCGCAACTGGATGGGCGTAGGTATCAGCATGGCTGCGATGTTTCTGGGCGGGCCGGCCTGGACGAAGGCGGCGGATGATCCGTTGCTGCGGCCGATCGCGCTCGCTTCGTCCAAGCGCTGGCTGGCCCCGCAGGCACCGATCCGGCTGCATGGCCAGACCTATTTGGTCGGGTTCGGCGGCCTCAATGTCGCGCTCATCAGGACGAGTGCCGGACTGATCCTGATCGACGGCGCGGTGCCGCAGGCGGTGCGCGACGTGGAGGCGAACATCAGGGCGCTGGGCTTTTCGATCCGCGACGTGAAGCTGATCCTGAGCACCGAACCGCATTTCGACCATGCCGGCGGGCTGGCCGCGCTGGCCCGCGACAGTGGCGCGACGGTGGTGGCGAGCGCACCGGCAGCGGCCGTGCTGCGCACGGGCGGCATCGATCCGGCCGATCCGCAGGCCGCCTGGCTGGAGCATTTCCCCGCCGTCCGCCGGCTGCGCGCGGTCAAGGATGGCGAGGAGATCCGGCTGGGCGACACGGTCATCACCGCCGTCGCGACACCGGGCCACACGATGGGCAGCATGAGCTGGCGCTGGAAAAGCTGCGAGGGGCGGCAATGCGCGACCATGATCTTCGGCTCCAGCCTCAATCCGATCGCGGCCGACGGCTATGCGTTTTCCGATCCGGCGCACCGGCCGGTGGTCGATGCCTTTCGCGCGACCTTTGCCAAAGTGGGCGCTATGGACTGCGACCTGTTGATCACCGCTCATCCCGATCCGGCCGACCCGGCGAAGCTGGCGCGCCTGCGGGCGAAGCGCGTGCCCAATGCCTTCATCGATCCGACCGCCTGCCGTCGCTATGCCGACCGCGCCGTCGGGATGCTGGACAAGAAGCTGGCGGCGGAAGGGGAAACGCGCAGTTGCAGCCGGGGCCAATAG
- the smpB gene encoding SsrA-binding protein SmpB, producing MARPRPATFDKKKIVAENRRARFDYFIEDVFEAGIALQGTEVKALRGGEGNIAESYAEVKGSQVFLVNSNIPEYSHGNRENHEPKRVRKLLLHEREIEKMHSAVSRKGMTLVPLMVYFNSQGRAKVELALAKGKQNHDKRDTIKERDWKRDQQRIMKAHS from the coding sequence ATGGCCCGCCCCCGCCCCGCAACCTTCGACAAGAAGAAGATCGTCGCCGAGAACCGGCGCGCCCGTTTCGATTATTTCATCGAGGACGTGTTCGAAGCCGGCATCGCGCTGCAGGGCACGGAGGTGAAGGCCCTGCGCGGCGGCGAGGGCAATATCGCCGAAAGCTATGCCGAGGTGAAGGGCAGCCAGGTCTTCCTGGTGAACAGCAACATCCCCGAATATAGCCATGGCAACCGCGAAAATCACGAGCCCAAGCGGGTGCGCAAGCTGCTGCTGCACGAGCGTGAGATCGAGAAGATGCACAGCGCCGTGTCGCGCAAGGGCATGACGCTGGTGCCGCTGATGGTCTATTTCAACAGCCAGGGCCGGGCCAAGGTCGAACTGGCGCTGGCCAAGGGCAAGCAGAATCACGACAAGCGCGACACGATCAAGGAACGCGACTGGAAGCGCGACCAGCAGCGCATCATGAAGGCGCATAGCTGA
- a CDS encoding response regulator: MADGKSILIVEDEAMIGMMLEDYLDALGYRLHATAASVDEACALAREGGFDAALLDCNLQGEKSWPVADILAQQSIPFLFATGGMADDLPQGHADRPTLAKPFTIGAVERALEKILAD; this comes from the coding sequence ATGGCTGACGGCAAGTCCATCCTCATCGTCGAGGATGAAGCAATGATCGGCATGATGCTGGAAGATTATCTCGACGCGCTCGGCTATCGCCTCCACGCGACCGCCGCGTCGGTGGACGAGGCGTGCGCCCTGGCGCGCGAGGGCGGGTTCGACGCCGCCCTGCTCGACTGCAATCTCCAGGGTGAAAAAAGCTGGCCGGTCGCCGACATATTGGCGCAGCAGTCGATTCCCTTCCTGTTCGCCACCGGCGGCATGGCGGATGATCTGCCGCAGGGCCATGCCGATCGGCCGACGCTGGCCAAGCCCTTCACCATCGGTGCCGTGGAGCGCGCGCTGGAGAAGATTCTCGCCGACTGA
- a CDS encoding LysR family transcriptional regulator, with translation MDRAQLPLNALRAFEAAARHLSFTRAGLELCVSQGAVSQQVAQLEARIGAPLFRRLPRGLALTDEGLALLPVLADAFDRVGGTLERIEGGRLHEVLTLGVVGTFAGGWLLPRLADFARACPHVDLRLMTNNNRVDLAGEGLDLAIRFGEGAWHGTHAQPILRAPLAPLCTPALAARLADPAALAREPLLRSYRADEWPRWFAAAGAPCPPLRGPMFDTSLLMVEAARAGLGVALAPVAMFAADLQAGQLVQPFPESVDVGGYWLTRLLSRPDSPAMAAFRAWLADAVLQG, from the coding sequence ATGGATCGCGCCCAATTGCCGCTCAATGCCCTGCGCGCCTTCGAGGCGGCCGCCCGGCATCTCAGCTTCACCCGTGCCGGCCTTGAACTCTGCGTCAGCCAGGGTGCGGTCAGCCAGCAGGTCGCGCAGCTTGAGGCGCGGATCGGCGCGCCGCTGTTCCGCCGCCTGCCACGCGGCCTCGCTCTGACCGACGAGGGGCTGGCGCTGCTCCCGGTGCTGGCCGATGCGTTCGACCGGGTCGGCGGCACGCTGGAGCGAATCGAGGGCGGTCGGCTGCATGAAGTGCTGACGCTGGGCGTGGTCGGCACCTTTGCCGGCGGCTGGCTGTTGCCGCGCCTCGCCGATTTCGCCCGTGCCTGCCCCCATGTCGACCTGCGGCTGATGACCAACAATAACCGGGTCGATCTGGCCGGCGAGGGGCTGGACCTGGCGATCCGCTTTGGCGAGGGCGCCTGGCACGGCACCCATGCCCAACCGATCCTGCGCGCGCCGCTTGCTCCGCTCTGCACGCCCGCCCTCGCCGCCCGCCTGGCCGATCCCGCCGCGCTCGCGCGCGAGCCGCTGCTGCGCTCCTACCGCGCCGACGAATGGCCGCGCTGGTTCGCCGCCGCCGGTGCGCCCTGCCCGCCGCTGCGCGGGCCGATGTTCGACACCTCGCTGCTGATGGTGGAGGCGGCGCGGGCCGGCCTTGGTGTTGCGCTCGCCCCGGTCGCGATGTTCGCCGCCGATCTGCAGGCCGGGCAGCTGGTCCAGCCTTTTCCTGAGAGCGTCGATGTCGGCGGCTATTGGCTTACCCGCCTGCTGTCCCGGCCCGACAGCCCCGCCATGGCTGCCTTCCGCGCCTGGCTGGCGGATGCTGTCCTACAGGGCTGA
- a CDS encoding DUF2062 domain-containing protein: MDNRFSRWWHANAPTRESLEKSRVLAPVAHRVLEPSLWRFTRRSVPRGVALGLFVGIFLLIPGVQIAGAAIFALPFRANIPVAAAMTFLSNPATTPLILMASVWLGNWMLGRSADASGFMALVDGHASIGQWCAWLFSEAAPAMLLGLFLISLASAVLGYVGADWFWRRRMGRKWQARKLRIGKRNESSALEEIARI, translated from the coding sequence ATGGACAATCGCTTCTCCCGCTGGTGGCACGCCAACGCGCCAACCCGTGAATCGCTGGAGAAGAGCCGCGTCCTTGCCCCCGTCGCCCATCGCGTGCTGGAACCCTCGCTGTGGCGCTTCACCCGTCGGTCGGTGCCGCGCGGCGTCGCGCTCGGCCTGTTCGTCGGCATCTTCTTGCTGATCCCCGGCGTGCAGATCGCTGGCGCCGCGATCTTCGCCCTGCCCTTCCGCGCCAATATCCCGGTGGCGGCGGCGATGACCTTCCTGTCCAACCCGGCCACCACGCCGCTGATCCTGATGGCGTCGGTATGGCTCGGCAACTGGATGCTCGGCCGCAGCGCCGACGCCTCGGGCTTCATGGCGCTGGTCGATGGCCATGCCTCGATCGGCCAATGGTGCGCCTGGCTCTTTTCCGAAGCCGCCCCGGCCATGCTGCTCGGCCTGTTCCTCATCTCGCTCGCCAGCGCGGTGCTCGGCTATGTCGGCGCCGACTGGTTCTGGCGCCGCCGCATGGGCCGCAAGTGGCAGGCGCGCAAATTGAGGATTGGCAAGCGCAATGAAAGCAGCGCATTGGAAGAGATCGCTCGGATCTGA
- the recA gene encoding recombinase RecA translates to MTAMLSLIDSKKTGTMDRQKALEAALAQIDRAFGKGSAMKLGSREKIEIESISTGSLGLDIALGIGGLPKGRIIEIYGPESSGKTTLTLHAIAEAQKAGGTAAFVDAEHALDPIYAKKLGVDIDELIVSQPDTGEQALEIVDTLVRSNAIDILVVDSVAALVPRAEIEGEMGDSHVGLQARLMSQALRKLTGSIARSKCMVIFINQVRMKIGVMYGNPETTTGGNALKFYASVRLDIRRTGQIKDRDDIVGNATRVKVVKNKVAPPFKQVEFDIMYGEGISKIGEMLDIGVKAGLVEKSGSWFSYDSVRIGQGRENAKTFLKENPEMADRLEKAIRGKTEEVAEGMMAGPEAGDDD, encoded by the coding sequence ATGACCGCTATGCTCTCACTCATCGATTCCAAGAAGACAGGCACAATGGACAGACAGAAAGCATTGGAGGCGGCGCTCGCCCAGATTGATCGCGCCTTCGGCAAGGGCAGCGCGATGAAGCTCGGCAGCCGCGAGAAGATCGAGATTGAATCGATCTCGACCGGCTCGCTCGGCCTCGACATCGCGCTCGGCATCGGCGGCCTGCCCAAGGGCCGCATCATCGAGATTTACGGCCCCGAAAGCTCGGGCAAGACCACGCTGACGCTGCATGCGATCGCCGAAGCCCAGAAGGCCGGCGGCACCGCCGCCTTCGTCGACGCGGAACATGCGCTCGACCCCATCTATGCCAAGAAGCTGGGCGTCGACATTGACGAACTGATCGTGTCGCAGCCCGACACCGGCGAACAGGCGCTGGAAATCGTCGACACGCTGGTCCGCTCCAACGCCATCGACATCCTCGTCGTCGATTCGGTCGCCGCGCTGGTGCCGCGCGCCGAGATCGAGGGCGAGATGGGCGACAGCCATGTCGGCCTGCAGGCGCGCCTCATGAGCCAGGCGCTGCGCAAGCTGACAGGGTCGATCGCCCGCTCCAAGTGCATGGTGATCTTCATCAACCAGGTGCGCATGAAGATCGGCGTGATGTACGGCAATCCGGAAACCACCACCGGCGGCAACGCGCTCAAATTCTACGCCTCGGTCCGTCTCGACATCCGTCGCACCGGACAGATCAAGGATCGCGACGATATCGTCGGCAACGCGACCCGCGTGAAGGTGGTGAAGAACAAGGTCGCCCCGCCCTTCAAGCAGGTCGAATTCGACATCATGTATGGCGAGGGCATTTCCAAGATCGGCGAGATGCTCGACATCGGCGTCAAGGCCGGGCTGGTCGAGAAGTCGGGCTCCTGGTTCTCCTATGACTCGGTCCGCATCGGCCAGGGGCGCGAAAACGCCAAGACCTTCCTCAAGGAAAATCCCGAAATGGCAGACCGCCTGGAAAAGGCGATCCGCGGCAAGACCGAGGAAGTCGCCGAAGGGATGATGGCCGGACCCGAAGCGGGGGATGACGACTAA